The region GGTCGGAGCGCGCGGTGTGAAGCTTTCTGGTGGTCAGGTGCAGCGCGCCGCCGTGGCCCGCATGCTGGCCCGTGACGCTGACCTGCTGGTTTTCGATGACGTGAGCAGCGCCCTGGACGCCCGCACCGAGGCTCAGCTGTGGGACGGACTGTTCCGTGAGCTGGACGCGACCTGTCTGGTCGTGTCGCACCGCCGCGCCGCACTGATCCGGGCGGACCGGATTCTGCTGATGCAGCACGGACGGATCGTGGAAGAGGGGACGCTCAATGAATTGCTGGAGCGGAGTGAGGAGATGCGGGCGCTTTGGGCGGAGGATGTGGGGGAGTAAAGGGATGGTTTCTTAGCTGGCTTTGCCCCGCCCCCCAGCCCCCTACCCCAGAGGGGCAGGGGGAGCTTACGTTGCACTAAGCAAAGTGAGAGGGAGGGTGGTGGGGCTGTTTGTTCCTTCCAGCATTCCGGCTTCGACGCCATGCTCCGAGGTCGCGCAATGGCCCGCGCGCTACGCGCACGAAGGCCTGGGTTGCTCTTACGGTATTGGGGCCGGGCTTCTTGATTCAGGCAGATAGGTTCTACTGAAAAGAAAGGGACAAGCGTTCGTCTTCTTCTGGTCTCCCACCTTATCTCCTTTACGGGCTCAGCGTCCGAAGCCGTCGTGCGCGTAGCGCGCGGGCTCTTCCAACGGGTGCCAAAGATGGCGTCGAAGCTGGATACGTCAACGAACAAAGCAGCGCCTCAGCTCCAGTCAAACCTCTTGCCCAGTGCCAACGAAAGCTCCCCCTGCCCCTCTGGGGTAGGGGGCTGGGGGGTGGGGTAACCGGGGTCGGGAAAATCCAGGAAAGCTCAGTCCTCAAATCTCCTGCAAAGGAATCTCCGCCAGCCACCCTGGAACCTCATCCGGCAGATACGTATCAAACACCAGCCGCGTCAACGACACCAGCCGATACCCTTCCAGCGGCCCTTCCTGCGCGCGCCGGTCCACGATGCAGGCAATCGCCACACACCGTCCGCCCGCCTGTTCGGCTGCCCGTACTGCCTTCAGGACGCTGCCGCCAGTGGTCAGCACATCCTCGACAGCCACGAAGGTCTCTCCGGGCGTAATCGTGAAGGCCTCGCGGATCTTCATGCCCCCCTGGCCGTCTTTCTCAGCAAAAATCGCACGCCGGCCGCTGGGGCCTTTGCCGTTGTCATAATGGCGGGCCGTTTCATAGGCCAGGGTGACGCCACCCATGGCCGGGCCAATCAGGAAATCGGCCTGAATACCCTCGCCCTGTAACCGGGCGGCCAGGGCCTGCCCAATCTGCTCGGTCAGGTGGGGGTACTGCAGCAGCGTGGTGCTTTGCAGGAACTTGGGACTGTGGCGGCCGGAGGCAAGCAGAAAATGCCCTTCGTGGTACGCGCCAGCCTGCTGATAGAGCTCGAGAACGTCCATGTTAAGGGCAGTATTGCATCATGTTCCGTCAGCCTGGGGCATGATGGTGCATGGATACCCGGCATGATGAACAGACTTTTGTTTCGGTGGTGGGGCTGCGGCGTCGGCTGCTGGGCATCGGGCTGGATACGCTGGCGCGGGAGGCGGCCATTACGCCGCATCTGCTCGCTGCGGTGGAACGCGGCGAG is a window of Deinococcus deserti VCD115 DNA encoding:
- the pyrE gene encoding orotate phosphoribosyltransferase, translated to MDVLELYQQAGAYHEGHFLLASGRHSPKFLQSTTLLQYPHLTEQIGQALAARLQGEGIQADFLIGPAMGGVTLAYETARHYDNGKGPSGRRAIFAEKDGQGGMKIREAFTITPGETFVAVEDVLTTGGSVLKAVRAAEQAGGRCVAIACIVDRRAQEGPLEGYRLVSLTRLVFDTYLPDEVPGWLAEIPLQEI